Part of the Oncorhynchus kisutch isolate 150728-3 linkage group LG2, Okis_V2, whole genome shotgun sequence genome, CTTGATCAGTGTCATAAAAGTACGTTGATACTTACACATGCACTGTTTGTGCCTGCATGGGTTCTGCAGGAGAACTCTGAGGACGATAAGAAGAGAGGGCGGTCGACAGACAGGGACGTTAGTCAGGTGAGACCGAGCTTCTACAATATCATATATTTATAGCTCAATAGAGAACTGGATTTCTTCAGAAATGTAGTTTCCCTGTTCTGTTTGTACTAAACTGATGCTGTGTCATTTTCAGTCTCCTGCGAAGAACGGCACTTCCTCCTTGTTGTTGTCCTTTTCCTCGTCCGCCAATTCCgggtcctcttcttcttcctcctctcttgtcTCCATGGCCGCCGTTGTCGGAGGCAACCCTGGGGTTCCCACAAGCAACAGTCTAATAGGAAGCTTCAGCAGCGCCGTACAACAACATCAGCCTCAACCTCCACAGCAACCAGTCCTGCAGCCACTGCAACAACCACAgcaaccccaaacaaaaccttgCACCCCCAGCCCACCCAGCCACCCCCTTCTCTCCAccgccccctctctccccacacccACCACACCCATCTCAGCCTCCCCAAACTCCCTGCCCCAGGTCTCGCCTGGTCATATCCTCAACTCCAGCCTAGGCCTTGGGTTGGGCCTGGGTAAAGTTGGCATGACGGGGACAAGCAGTGCCAACTCAATGTCTGGTCTGGGCCTGACTGGGATGTCTGCCTCTCTGAACACCATGGCAGGCCTACTCTCTGGGTCCACCCATGCCCCTTACGCCCAGGCAGCCTCGTTGGGAGGCCTGGGTCTGAGTACCACTACCCAGTCCAGTGTCTCAGTGGAGAGCTCCTCCATCCCCACCTCTTGTTCCAGTGGAGTGACCACCAACGGGGCTGGGACAGGCCTGGGCCTGCTGGGGTCCAGCCCAGCACACGGCACACTGACTGGGGGGATCCTGGGCCTGGTGCCTGGGCAGAGTGTGATCCCTGGGCCCCCTCTGATCCCTCTCAGCCCGGTTGGAGCTGCCCCTGGGGGGGCAGTGGGGATGATGGGAGGAAACGGAGGAAGCATGGGGCCAATCGGAGGAGTAGTTGGGTCGAACACAGCCCCTGCCAGACCGCCCAGTGGACTGAAGCAGAACGGAAGCACAAGTATGTTCACTGTCTGTGTGGCTGTCTGGGTTTGTCTGTTTCTTTATGCACCTTTTCTGGGTGTGGGATTGAGCATTAGTAGTAATGTTTCCACCGTCTTTCCCATGGCTCAGGTTACAGTGCTGTGGTGGCAGAGAGCACCGCAGAGTCCGCCTTCAGCACACCCAGCCAATCACAGAGCAGCCAGCCTTCCTCGCTGACCTCCTCAGCCAGTCAGCCGTAAGTGATGTCAAATTCATCCAAGACCACAATCTGTTAATTTTTTAAGATGATAAAAATGTCCTTATGTCTTCTGTCTCCCTCAGTATGGACAACGGTCCCAGCCTCATCAGCTCCATCACCTTGCCCCCCAGCTCTCCGTCCCCCTCGTTTTCCGACAGTATCCCCGGTGGTGGGAGTCTCCTCAACGGAccccactcctacacacaggccTCTGAGGGCCTCAAGgtgaggagagacggaggggaaGGACAGACAGATGTGAGGCTAAGAGATGAGCACTTTGTCCTGATGTTCTTAAATGGCCTCCTCTCCTACCACTGTTTCTCTTCGGCTCTGAGAGGTTTTATACAGttcaacagagggatggagacagtTGGCCATTTAACAGTATGAGAACACAGTGTTTGGTGAACACTAGAACCTCTACGGCAGCCATTTTGACCCAATTGTGGTTGACTATAATACGAATACAACTTGGAAACAAACAAACTCACAAAAATACTGATAGTTTGGAAATTAACACCATTTTCAAAACTTTCTCAGCATAAGAAAAATAAATTCACAAAACTCCCACAAGTCACACCAAATTTTGTCAGCTATTCGGGAGATTTCTAATGATGAAGCATCTCCTAAATGACCTTGTTTCTGTTATTTCTTAGTTAATTAACATGTATAATAGCATTGTAATAAGGTTAGAATAACCTGTAGAGACTGCCCTCTGTCCCCAGCTTCCTACAGACCTCCGTCAGATACTGATGGAGACCAGAATGTCAGCGCAGGCCCCAGAGCCGCCAGGGGCCATGGCTACAGCCACTAACACACGAAAGAGAAAGCAGTGTCAGGtagagacccacacacacacggaaatatACACATTCATACTCGACTTGCACACACTCTCACTCCTAAACACATCCACAAAGCCACTAACACAGGAAACAGAAAGTTGACACAGATTTAAATACACACAATCTCTGACACAGACACGCTTACACACCAAAAATATAGAAAGAAGGTTGAGGTAGTCAGTTATCAGTGCTAGCCAAAAAAACATCTGTGTCACAGGGAAATTGACATTGCCAAGTGGCTGGATTAGTTCCTCCACCACACACCAAGAACATACAAGATATATGATTGAAGAGCCTGTATTTGTAAAGATTGTGTATAGTGTTGAATTAGTAAGGACTCCATGGGATCTTGAATTGGCAGGTTTATTTGGTCATTGTTGGTGCTGTCACTGTGGCTGGCCGTGGAGGTTCTAGTTGCAGGTAGGAGTGTGTTGCTTCACACCATACAGGGACTGGATGGTGGACTGGTACCAGGCTTCTACTAGTATCTCATGGTGGAAGAACTGTTGAATGGTGTATTGGTTTTCATAAATTCACAGTTTTTATCTTTGCCCCTTGCTCTTCCAAACTCTCcctcaccccactctctctctctctgttccatccatctgtcctttcccctccaccctcctctctctgttccatccatctgtcctttcccctccaccctcctctctctgttccatccatctgtcctttcccctccaccctcctctctctctctgttccatccatctgtcctttcccctccctccaccctcctctcccctccaccctcctctctctctctctctctctctgttccatccatctgtcctttcccctccaccctcctctctctgttccatccatctgtcctttcccctccaccctcctctctctgttccatccatctgtcctttcccctccaccctcctctctctctctctgttccatccatctgtcctttcccctccaccctcctctcccctccaccctcctctctctctctgttccatccatctgtcctttcccctccaccctcctctctctctctctgttccatccatctgtcctttcccctccaccctcctctctctctctgttccatccatctgtcctttcccctccaccctcctctctctctgttccatccatctgtcctttcccctccaccctcctctctcactctctctctgttccatccatctgtcctccaccctcctctctctctctctctgttccatccatctgtcctttcccctccaccctcctctctctctgttccatccatctgtcctttcccctccaccctcctctctctctctctgttccatccatctgtcctttcccctccaccctcctctctctctctctgttccatccatctgtcctttcccctccaccctcctctctctctctctgttccatccatctgtcctttcccctccaccctcctctctctctctctgttccatccatctgtcctttcccctccaccctcctctctctctctctgttccatccatctgtcctttcccctccaccctcctctctctctctctctgttccatccatctgtcctttcccctccaccctcctctctctctctctgttccatccatctgtcctttcccctccaccctcctctctctctctctgttccatccatctgtcctttcccctccaccctcctctctctctctctctctctctctctctctctctctctctctctctctctctctctctctgttccatccatctgtcctttcccctccaccctcctctctctctctctctctctctctctctgttccatccatctgtcctttcccctccaccctcctctctctctctctctctctgttccatccatctgtcctttcctctctaccctcctctctctctctctctctctgttccatccatctgtcctttcccctccaccctctctctctctgttccatccatctgtcctttcccctccaccctctctctctctgttccatccatctgtcctttcccctccaccctcctctctctctctcaggccccGGAGCCTCTGAGTTCTCTGAAGGCAATGGCTGAGAGAGCAGCATTAGGATCAGGTCTGGATGGAGAGATCCCCAACCTGCACCTCACAGACAGAGGTCAGAATCAACTCAATTAACAAGTTCCAAATCACATCTTTAAGGCATTACACAAATAAACATTCATGAAATTTGACAAGGCACATGCCAGTTGCAGGTGACATCATTTCTAATTGTCTGTCTGTTGATGATATCCCCACCAGCTGTAACTCAACCaatcccctcctgtctctcctcagaCATCTTCTCTGGTTCGTCGGCTGCCCCCGGCACGCCCGCGGCCCCCCAGCCCTCCCTGTCGGAGGTGAGCATCCCCCCTTCCCTGGGGGTGTGTCCCCTGGGTCCCACTCCGCTCTCCAAGGACCAGGTGTACCAACAGACCATGCAGGAGTCTGCTTGGACACACATGCCGCACCCCTCAGACTCCGAGAGGATCAGGTAACAACGCCGTCCGCTGGAATACTGGGGTGTAGACACTGGGCTTTCTCTGAGGAGATATTAACATGCACGTCTGTGCTACTCTCTCCTGTAGGCAATACCTGATGAGGAACCCATGCCCCACCCTGCCATTCCATCATCAGATGCCCCCCCACCACTCAGACTCTATAGAGTTCTACCAGAGACTGTCCACAGAGACGCTCTTCTTCATCTTCTActacctggaggtaacacacacaccatcccctatCTGTCCGCTCTTGCCTTGTCACTGTAGGGTCCAATTGCTCAGTCTCCCCTTTCTGTGTTTTTCGTTTACTCTCTCTCAGGGCACTAAAGCTCAGTACCTGTCAGCCAAGGCTCTGAAGAAGCAGTCGTGGAGGTTCCACACCAAGTACATGATGTGGTTCCAGAGGCACGAAGAACCCAAGACTATCACTGATGAGtttgaacaggtacagtagaacCTTGGTACCTCCTGTGCTGTTATTGTTGGAGGCACCATGGGTCTGTATAGAACAATGAGCCAACATAAAGAGTGAGTGATTCATACTGTCCTCCTCCCTCAGGGCACTTACATCTACTTTGACTATGAGAAGTGGGGTcagaggaagaaggaggggttCACCTTTGAGTACAGGTACCTGGAAGACCGAGACCTGCagtgagaggaaggagaaacgtGCTGCTGTTGACATTCCGAGACTGACCTAACTCCATGCTGTGGATAGAGATTGTGATGTGTAGTAGAACCCTGCTCCTAAAATGGAGGATGTTGTCTGTATAGGCAGCGtctaatggcaccctactccccaCAGTGTACTACTCCGGCCCAAAGCCCTAGTAGTGGGGAATAGAACCCTCTACCTATAacgggctctggtcagaagtagtgtactaGGGGGGAGTAGGGAGTCGTCACAGATCTGTGCCTGTCTGAACACTCAGTATGTGGCATTACATTAGGAAGCTCCATGCATGTTCCATGTTGTTTTTCTttgtttcaacaacaacaaactgtACTGCCCCCAACTGGAGTATAGAAGCCTTGGACTAAACAACAAGCAaacatacatttgatttggttacATGTGAAAAAAGCCCATCTTGTTTGAATTGACTGTAATTAGTGGTTTAGAATGGAGACCGTTGTCTAGCTAGCCAGCAGACAGGGCTCCTTTTAAGATGTTATGATGCCTGTTGATTAAGTTCACTATTAGAGATAGTGAGTGATTATCAATAGTTTTATTGATGTTGTCTTGGTCGATAAAAAGCTCTGATTGAGAATGACCACATGGCCTCTTCCTTTTGATGGGGATAGAGAGGCATTATTGGACATTGGATTAAATTGCTATGCAATTGAACtggtctctgcctccctctctctttacaaataaaatattttaaagttTAACTGTGAAAGGAAACGCATCGTCATTGGGGCATTATGTTTGTGAGATTAGCTAATAAAGGATTTGTACCTGAAACAAGCAGAGTTGTGTTGACATGAAGTCTGCCTGATAATGTTCATGGTTTCTATACCATGAAGCACCAGCCACTATTGCCCTTCAAAGTTTAACTACTAGTGGAAGGATGAGAACAGCAGAAATAGGATAATTCCCTTTGAGTCGGTGTATATTTACTCAAAAGGGTGTCAACAGTTCTCAGCCTTGCATGTAGTAATCTGTTCAACTCAATTTTATCCTGTTATTTTAAATCGTTTC contains:
- the LOC109884478 gene encoding CCR4-NOT transcription complex subunit 3-like isoform X7 — encoded protein: MADKRKLQGEIDRCLKKVAEGVEQFEDIWQKLHNAANANQKEKYEADLKKEIKKLQRLRDQIKTWVASNEIKDKRQLVENRKVIETQMERFKVVERETKTKAYSKEGLGLALKVDPAQREKEETGNWLTNTIDTLNMQVDQFESEVESLFIQTRKKKGEKEDRIEELKRFIERHRYHIRMLETILRMLDNDSVQVDSIQKIKDDVEYYMESSQDPDFEENEFIYDDLDLEDIPAALVATSPTGMGNIEDEMFLHSSSTPTSTTSSSPIPPSPATCTAENSEDDKKRGRSTDRDVSQSPAKNGTSSLLLSFSSSANSGSSSSSSSLVSMAAVVGGNPGVPTSNSLIGSFSSAVQQHQPQPPQQPVLQPLQQPQQPQTKPCTPSPPSHPLLSTAPSLPTPTTPISASPNSLPQVSPGHILNSSLGLGLGLGKVGMTGTSSANSMSGLGLTGMSASLNTMAGLLSGSTHAPYAQAASLGGLGLSTTTQSSVSVESSSIPTSCSSGVTTNGAGTGLGLLGSSPAHGTLTGGILGLVPGQSVIPGPPLIPLSPVGAAPGGAVGMMGGNGGSMGPIGGVVGSNTAPARPPSGLKQNGSTSYSAVVAESTAESAFSTPSQSQSSQPSSLTSSASQPMDNGPSLISSITLPPSSPSPSFSDSIPGGGSLLNGPHSYTQASEGLKAPEPLSSLKAMAERAALGSGLDGEIPNLHLTDRDIFSGSSAAPGTPAAPQPSLSEVSIPPSLGVCPLGPTPLSKDQVYQQTMQESAWTHMPHPSDSERIRQYLMRNPCPTLPFHHQMPPHHSDSIEFYQRLSTETLFFIFYYLEGTKAQYLSAKALKKQSWRFHTKYMMWFQRHEEPKTITDEFEQGTYIYFDYEKWGQRKKEGFTFEYRYLEDRDLQ
- the LOC109884478 gene encoding CCR4-NOT transcription complex subunit 3-like isoform X3; translation: MADKRKLQGEIDRCLKKVAEGVEQFEDIWQKLHNAANANQKEKYEADLKKEIKKLQRLRDQIKTWVASNEIKDKRQLVENRKVIETQMERFKVVERETKTKAYSKEGLGLALKVDPAQREKEETGNWLTNTIDTLNMQVDQFESEVESLFIQTRKKKGEKEKQDRIEELKRFIERHRYHIRMLETILRMLDNDSVQVDSIQKIKDDVEYYMESSQDPDFEENEFIYDDLDLEDIPAALVATSPTGMGNIEDEMFLHSSSTPTSTTSSSPIPPSPATCTAENSEDDKKRGRSTDRDVSQSPAKNGTSSLLLSFSSSANSGSSSSSSSLVSMAAVVGGNPGVPTSNSLIGSFSSAVQQHQPQPPQQPVLQPLQQPQQPQTKPCTPSPPSHPLLSTAPSLPTPTTPISASPNSLPQVSPGHILNSSLGLGLGLGKVGMTGTSSANSMSGLGLTGMSASLNTMAGLLSGSTHAPYAQAASLGGLGLSTTTQSSVSVESSSIPTSCSSGVTTNGAGTGLGLLGSSPAHGTLTGGILGLVPGQSVIPGPPLIPLSPVGAAPGGAVGMMGGNGGSMGPIGGVVGSNTAPARPPSGLKQNGSTSYSAVVAESTAESAFSTPSQSQSSQPSSLTSSASQPMDNGPSLISSITLPPSSPSPSFSDSIPGGGSLLNGPHSYTQASEGLKLPTDLRQILMETRMSAQAPEPPGAMATATNTRKRKQCQAPEPLSSLKAMAERAALGSGLDGEIPNLHLTDRDIFSGSSAAPGTPAAPQPSLSEVSIPPSLGVCPLGPTPLSKDQVYQQTMQESAWTHMPHPSDSERIRQYLMRNPCPTLPFHHQMPPHHSDSIEFYQRLSTETLFFIFYYLEGTKAQYLSAKALKKQSWRFHTKYMMWFQRHEEPKTITDEFEQGTYIYFDYEKWGQRKKEGFTFEYRYLEDRDLQ
- the LOC109884478 gene encoding CCR4-NOT transcription complex subunit 3-like isoform X1, which codes for MADKRKLQGEIDRCLKKVAEGVEQFEDIWQKLHNAANANQKEKYEADLKKEIKKLQRLRDQIKTWVASNEIKDKRQLVENRKVIETQMERFKVVERETKTKAYSKEGLGLALKVDPAQREKEETGNWLTNTIDTLNMQVDQFESEVESLFIQTRKKKGEKEKQDRIEELKRFIERHRYHIRMLETILRMLDNDSVQVDSIQKIKDDVEYYMESSQDPDFEENEFIYDDLDLEDIRESPMDSQELDDESWDDHDDDAHAISSAALVATSPTGMGNIEDEMFLHSSSTPTSTTSSSPIPPSPATCTAENSEDDKKRGRSTDRDVSQSPAKNGTSSLLLSFSSSANSGSSSSSSSLVSMAAVVGGNPGVPTSNSLIGSFSSAVQQHQPQPPQQPVLQPLQQPQQPQTKPCTPSPPSHPLLSTAPSLPTPTTPISASPNSLPQVSPGHILNSSLGLGLGLGKVGMTGTSSANSMSGLGLTGMSASLNTMAGLLSGSTHAPYAQAASLGGLGLSTTTQSSVSVESSSIPTSCSSGVTTNGAGTGLGLLGSSPAHGTLTGGILGLVPGQSVIPGPPLIPLSPVGAAPGGAVGMMGGNGGSMGPIGGVVGSNTAPARPPSGLKQNGSTSYSAVVAESTAESAFSTPSQSQSSQPSSLTSSASQPMDNGPSLISSITLPPSSPSPSFSDSIPGGGSLLNGPHSYTQASEGLKLPTDLRQILMETRMSAQAPEPPGAMATATNTRKRKQCQAPEPLSSLKAMAERAALGSGLDGEIPNLHLTDRDIFSGSSAAPGTPAAPQPSLSEVSIPPSLGVCPLGPTPLSKDQVYQQTMQESAWTHMPHPSDSERIRQYLMRNPCPTLPFHHQMPPHHSDSIEFYQRLSTETLFFIFYYLEGTKAQYLSAKALKKQSWRFHTKYMMWFQRHEEPKTITDEFEQGTYIYFDYEKWGQRKKEGFTFEYRYLEDRDLQ
- the LOC109884478 gene encoding CCR4-NOT transcription complex subunit 3-like isoform X5: MADKRKLQGEIDRCLKKVAEGVEQFEDIWQKLHNAANANQKEKYEADLKKEIKKLQRLRDQIKTWVASNEIKDKRQLVENRKVIETQMERFKVVERETKTKAYSKEGLGLALKVDPAQREKEETGNWLTNTIDTLNMQVDQFESEVESLFIQTRKKKGEKEKQDRIEELKRFIERHRYHIRMLETILRMLDNDSVQVDSIQKIKDDVEYYMESSQDPDFEENEFIYDDLDLEDIRESPMDSQELDDESWDDHDDDAHAISSAALVATSPTGMGNIEDEMFLHSSSTPTSTTSSSPIPPSPATCTAENSEDDKKRGRSTDRDVSQSPAKNGTSSLLLSFSSSANSGSSSSSSSLVSMAAVVGGNPGVPTSNSLIGSFSSAVQQHQPQPPQQPVLQPLQQPQQPQTKPCTPSPPSHPLLSTAPSLPTPTTPISASPNSLPQVSPGHILNSSLGLGLGLGKVGMTGTSSANSMSGLGLTGMSASLNTMAGLLSGSTHAPYAQAASLGGLGLSTTTQSSVSVESSSIPTSCSSGVTTNGAGTGLGLLGSSPAHGTLTGGILGLVPGQSVIPGPPLIPLSPVGAAPGGAVGMMGGNGGSMGPIGGVVGSNTAPARPPSGLKQNGSTSYSAVVAESTAESAFSTPSQSQSSQPSSLTSSASQPMDNGPSLISSITLPPSSPSPSFSDSIPGGGSLLNGPHSYTQASEGLKAPEPLSSLKAMAERAALGSGLDGEIPNLHLTDRDIFSGSSAAPGTPAAPQPSLSEVSIPPSLGVCPLGPTPLSKDQVYQQTMQESAWTHMPHPSDSERIRQYLMRNPCPTLPFHHQMPPHHSDSIEFYQRLSTETLFFIFYYLEGTKAQYLSAKALKKQSWRFHTKYMMWFQRHEEPKTITDEFEQGTYIYFDYEKWGQRKKEGFTFEYRYLEDRDLQ
- the LOC109884478 gene encoding CCR4-NOT transcription complex subunit 3-like isoform X6; the protein is MADKRKLQGEIDRCLKKVAEGVEQFEDIWQKLHNAANANQKEKYEADLKKEIKKLQRLRDQIKTWVASNEIKDKRQLVENRKVIETQMERFKVVERETKTKAYSKEGLGLALKVDPAQREKEETGNWLTNTIDTLNMQVDQFESEVESLFIQTRKKKGEKEKQDRIEELKRFIERHRYHIRMLETILRMLDNDSVQVDSIQKIKDDVEYYMESSQDPDFEENEFIYDDLDLEDIPAALVATSPTGMGNIEDEMFLHSSSTPTSTTSSSPIPPSPATCTAENSEDDKKRGRSTDRDVSQSPAKNGTSSLLLSFSSSANSGSSSSSSSLVSMAAVVGGNPGVPTSNSLIGSFSSAVQQHQPQPPQQPVLQPLQQPQQPQTKPCTPSPPSHPLLSTAPSLPTPTTPISASPNSLPQVSPGHILNSSLGLGLGLGKVGMTGTSSANSMSGLGLTGMSASLNTMAGLLSGSTHAPYAQAASLGGLGLSTTTQSSVSVESSSIPTSCSSGVTTNGAGTGLGLLGSSPAHGTLTGGILGLVPGQSVIPGPPLIPLSPVGAAPGGAVGMMGGNGGSMGPIGGVVGSNTAPARPPSGLKQNGSTSYSAVVAESTAESAFSTPSQSQSSQPSSLTSSASQPMDNGPSLISSITLPPSSPSPSFSDSIPGGGSLLNGPHSYTQASEGLKAPEPLSSLKAMAERAALGSGLDGEIPNLHLTDRDIFSGSSAAPGTPAAPQPSLSEVSIPPSLGVCPLGPTPLSKDQVYQQTMQESAWTHMPHPSDSERIRQYLMRNPCPTLPFHHQMPPHHSDSIEFYQRLSTETLFFIFYYLEGTKAQYLSAKALKKQSWRFHTKYMMWFQRHEEPKTITDEFEQGTYIYFDYEKWGQRKKEGFTFEYRYLEDRDLQ
- the LOC109884478 gene encoding CCR4-NOT transcription complex subunit 3-like isoform X2 gives rise to the protein MADKRKLQGEIDRCLKKVAEGVEQFEDIWQKLHNAANANQKEKYEADLKKEIKKLQRLRDQIKTWVASNEIKDKRQLVENRKVIETQMERFKVVERETKTKAYSKEGLGLALKVDPAQREKEETGNWLTNTIDTLNMQVDQFESEVESLFIQTRKKKGEKEDRIEELKRFIERHRYHIRMLETILRMLDNDSVQVDSIQKIKDDVEYYMESSQDPDFEENEFIYDDLDLEDIRESPMDSQELDDESWDDHDDDAHAISSAALVATSPTGMGNIEDEMFLHSSSTPTSTTSSSPIPPSPATCTAENSEDDKKRGRSTDRDVSQSPAKNGTSSLLLSFSSSANSGSSSSSSSLVSMAAVVGGNPGVPTSNSLIGSFSSAVQQHQPQPPQQPVLQPLQQPQQPQTKPCTPSPPSHPLLSTAPSLPTPTTPISASPNSLPQVSPGHILNSSLGLGLGLGKVGMTGTSSANSMSGLGLTGMSASLNTMAGLLSGSTHAPYAQAASLGGLGLSTTTQSSVSVESSSIPTSCSSGVTTNGAGTGLGLLGSSPAHGTLTGGILGLVPGQSVIPGPPLIPLSPVGAAPGGAVGMMGGNGGSMGPIGGVVGSNTAPARPPSGLKQNGSTSYSAVVAESTAESAFSTPSQSQSSQPSSLTSSASQPMDNGPSLISSITLPPSSPSPSFSDSIPGGGSLLNGPHSYTQASEGLKLPTDLRQILMETRMSAQAPEPPGAMATATNTRKRKQCQAPEPLSSLKAMAERAALGSGLDGEIPNLHLTDRDIFSGSSAAPGTPAAPQPSLSEVSIPPSLGVCPLGPTPLSKDQVYQQTMQESAWTHMPHPSDSERIRQYLMRNPCPTLPFHHQMPPHHSDSIEFYQRLSTETLFFIFYYLEGTKAQYLSAKALKKQSWRFHTKYMMWFQRHEEPKTITDEFEQGTYIYFDYEKWGQRKKEGFTFEYRYLEDRDLQ
- the LOC109884478 gene encoding CCR4-NOT transcription complex subunit 3-like isoform X4, giving the protein MADKRKLQGEIDRCLKKVAEGVEQFEDIWQKLHNAANANQKEKYEADLKKEIKKLQRLRDQIKTWVASNEIKDKRQLVENRKVIETQMERFKVVERETKTKAYSKEGLGLALKVDPAQREKEETGNWLTNTIDTLNMQVDQFESEVESLFIQTRKKKGEKEDRIEELKRFIERHRYHIRMLETILRMLDNDSVQVDSIQKIKDDVEYYMESSQDPDFEENEFIYDDLDLEDIPAALVATSPTGMGNIEDEMFLHSSSTPTSTTSSSPIPPSPATCTAENSEDDKKRGRSTDRDVSQSPAKNGTSSLLLSFSSSANSGSSSSSSSLVSMAAVVGGNPGVPTSNSLIGSFSSAVQQHQPQPPQQPVLQPLQQPQQPQTKPCTPSPPSHPLLSTAPSLPTPTTPISASPNSLPQVSPGHILNSSLGLGLGLGKVGMTGTSSANSMSGLGLTGMSASLNTMAGLLSGSTHAPYAQAASLGGLGLSTTTQSSVSVESSSIPTSCSSGVTTNGAGTGLGLLGSSPAHGTLTGGILGLVPGQSVIPGPPLIPLSPVGAAPGGAVGMMGGNGGSMGPIGGVVGSNTAPARPPSGLKQNGSTSYSAVVAESTAESAFSTPSQSQSSQPSSLTSSASQPMDNGPSLISSITLPPSSPSPSFSDSIPGGGSLLNGPHSYTQASEGLKLPTDLRQILMETRMSAQAPEPPGAMATATNTRKRKQCQAPEPLSSLKAMAERAALGSGLDGEIPNLHLTDRDIFSGSSAAPGTPAAPQPSLSEVSIPPSLGVCPLGPTPLSKDQVYQQTMQESAWTHMPHPSDSERIRQYLMRNPCPTLPFHHQMPPHHSDSIEFYQRLSTETLFFIFYYLEGTKAQYLSAKALKKQSWRFHTKYMMWFQRHEEPKTITDEFEQGTYIYFDYEKWGQRKKEGFTFEYRYLEDRDLQ